Proteins found in one Streptococcus mitis genomic segment:
- a CDS encoding 5-formyltetrahydrofolate cyclo-ligase, translating to MKSELRKQVLQEMKALPLEQKQFIDQALTERLLQHPFYQEAKVIATYLSFPHEFQTQRLIEQALKDGKKVLIPKTYPKGRMDFVVYDPQQLVKTSFGLLEPQGDLEVVDASQIDLIHVPGLAFTTEGHRIGYGGGYYDRYLKHFSGHTLSTIYPCQIQDFIPEKHDIPVQEVLIDEGNL from the coding sequence ATGAAATCGGAATTACGTAAGCAAGTCTTGCAAGAAATGAAGGCTTTACCTTTAGAGCAAAAACAGTTTATCGACCAAGCTTTAACCGAGCGACTTTTACAACACCCCTTCTACCAAGAAGCCAAGGTCATTGCAACCTATCTCTCTTTTCCTCATGAGTTTCAAACTCAGAGATTGATTGAGCAGGCGCTGAAGGACGGCAAGAAGGTTCTGATACCTAAAACCTATCCCAAGGGGCGCATGGACTTTGTGGTCTATGATCCACAGCAGTTGGTAAAAACTTCCTTTGGATTACTGGAACCACAGGGAGATTTGGAAGTAGTGGATGCCTCTCAGATTGATTTGATTCATGTTCCTGGTCTGGCTTTTACGACGGAAGGACATCGGATTGGATACGGTGGAGGTTATTATGATCGCTATCTGAAACATTTTTCTGGTCATACTTTGAGTACGATCTATCCTTGTCAAATTCAGGACTTTATCCCTGAAAAGCATGATATTCCTGTTCAGGAGGTTCTGATTGATGAAGGAAATCTTTGA
- a CDS encoding DUF6110 family protein, translating to MLKEVLSVAKVAKKSSLFLGGVAFGTLGLKILASKEAKKGYSKALAKAYKLKDELDASVSVVKQHGDDVLQDAKYLYEQEKKEEQLDSLIGE from the coding sequence ATGTTAAAAGAAGTATTAAGCGTTGCAAAAGTTGCGAAAAAATCTTCACTATTTTTAGGTGGTGTCGCATTTGGTACCCTTGGTTTGAAAATCTTAGCAAGTAAGGAAGCTAAAAAAGGTTATTCTAAAGCTTTGGCTAAGGCTTATAAGTTAAAAGACGAGCTAGATGCATCTGTTTCTGTTGTGAAGCAACATGGAGACGATGTCTTGCAAGATGCCAAATATTTGTACGAGCAAGAGAAAAAAGAAGAGCAATTAGATAGCCTTATAGGAGAATAA
- the dapD gene encoding 2,3,4,5-tetrahydropyridine-2,6-dicarboxylate N-acetyltransferase: MTATKMNAQEIIQFIANAEKKTSVKVTFEGQLATAVPGSVVKLGNVLFGDWKDVVPLLDGLVENQDYVVEQDARNSAVPLLDKREINARIEPGAIIRDQVEIGDNAVIMMGAVINIGAEIGAGTMIDMGAILGGRAIVGKNSHVGAGAVLAGVIEPASAEPVRVGDNVLIGANAVVIEGVQIGSGSVVAAGAIVTQDVPENVVVAGVPARIIKEIDAQTQQKTALEDALRTL; encoded by the coding sequence ATGACTGCTACAAAAATGAACGCACAAGAAATTATCCAATTTATCGCCAATGCTGAAAAGAAAACCAGTGTTAAAGTAACTTTTGAGGGACAACTCGCAACTGCTGTACCTGGATCTGTTGTCAAACTAGGGAATGTCCTATTTGGAGACTGGAAAGATGTGGTTCCGCTTCTCGATGGTTTGGTAGAAAATCAAGACTATGTTGTTGAGCAAGATGCTCGCAATTCTGCAGTTCCCTTGCTAGATAAACGTGAGATCAACGCTCGTATCGAGCCAGGTGCTATTATCCGTGACCAAGTTGAAATTGGTGACAATGCTGTTATCATGATGGGAGCTGTTATCAATATCGGTGCTGAGATCGGTGCAGGAACCATGATTGACATGGGGGCTATCCTTGGTGGCCGTGCTATCGTTGGGAAAAACAGCCACGTTGGTGCAGGTGCAGTTTTGGCAGGTGTGATTGAGCCAGCTAGCGCAGAACCAGTCCGTGTTGGAGACAATGTTCTTATCGGTGCTAATGCAGTGGTTATCGAAGGAGTCCAAATCGGTAGTGGTTCAGTTGTCGCAGCAGGAGCTATTGTTACCCAAGATGTCCCAGAAAACGTGGTGGTAGCAGGTGTTCCAGCTCGTATCATCAAAGAGATTGATGCCCAAACCCAACAAAAAACAGCGCTAGAGGATGCGCTTCGTACCTTATAA
- the tyrS gene encoding tyrosine--tRNA ligase, with the protein MHIFDELKERGLIFQTTDEEALRKALEEGQVSYYTGYDPTADSLHLGHLVAILTSRRLQLAGHKPYALVGGATGLIGDPSFKDAERSLQTKDTVDGWVKSIQGQLSRFLDFENGENKAVMVNNYDWFGSISFIDFLRDIGKYFTVNYMMSKESVKKRIETGISYTEFAYQIMQGYDFFVLNQDHNVTLQIGGSDQWGNMTAGTELLRRKADKTGHVITVPLITDATGKKFGKSEGNAVWLNPEKTSPYEMYQFWMNVMDADAVRFLKIFTFLSLDEIEDIRKQFEAAPHERLAQKILAREVVTLVHGEEAYKEALNITEQLFAGNIKNLSVKELKQGLRGVPNYQVQADENHNIVELLVSSGVVNSKRQAREDVQNGAIYVNGDRIQDLDYVLSDADKLENELTVIRRGKKKYFVLTY; encoded by the coding sequence ATGCACATTTTTGATGAGCTAAAAGAGCGTGGTTTGATTTTTCAAACGACTGATGAAGAAGCTTTGCGTAAAGCCCTAGAAGAAGGTCAAGTTTCTTATTATACTGGCTACGATCCAACTGCTGACAGCCTTCACCTAGGCCACCTTGTCGCAATCTTGACAAGTCGTCGCTTGCAACTAGCAGGTCACAAACCTTATGCGCTCGTTGGCGGTGCTACAGGTCTCATCGGAGATCCGTCCTTCAAAGATGCTGAGCGTAGTCTCCAAACAAAAGACACAGTAGATGGCTGGGTCAAGTCTATCCAAGGACAACTTTCTCGTTTTCTTGACTTTGAAAATGGTGAAAACAAGGCTGTCATGGTCAACAACTACGACTGGTTTGGCAGCATCAGCTTCATTGATTTCCTCCGTGATATCGGAAAATACTTTACTGTCAACTACATGATGAGTAAGGAATCTGTTAAAAAACGGATCGAAACAGGGATTTCCTACACTGAGTTTGCTTACCAAATCATGCAAGGGTACGATTTCTTCGTCCTTAACCAAGACCACAACGTAACGCTTCAAATCGGTGGTTCTGACCAGTGGGGAAATATGACAGCTGGTACTGAATTGCTTCGTCGTAAGGCTGACAAGACAGGCCACGTTATCACAGTTCCGCTTATCACAGATGCAACTGGTAAGAAATTTGGTAAATCAGAAGGAAATGCCGTCTGGCTCAATCCTGAAAAGACTTCTCCATACGAAATGTACCAATTCTGGATGAACGTTATGGATGCTGACGCTGTTCGCTTCTTGAAGATCTTTACTTTCTTGTCACTTGATGAGATTGAAGACATCCGTAAACAATTTGAAGCGGCTCCACATGAACGCTTGGCTCAAAAAATTCTCGCTCGTGAAGTCGTAACACTTGTTCACGGCGAAGAAGCTTACAAAGAAGCCCTCAACATCACTGAGCAACTCTTTGCAGGAAACATCAAAAACCTTTCTGTTAAAGAGCTCAAACAAGGACTTCGTGGCGTGCCAAACTACCAAGTTCAAGCAGATGAAAACCACAATATCGTAGAACTTCTCGTGTCATCTGGTGTGGTTAACTCAAAACGCCAAGCCCGTGAAGACGTCCAAAACGGAGCTATCTACGTCAACGGCGACCGCATCCAAGACCTTGACTATGTCTTGAGTGACGCAGATAAGTTAGAGAACGAACTGACTGTTATCCGTCGTGGAAAGAAAAAATACTTTGTTTTGACTTATTAA
- the pbp1b gene encoding penicillin-binding protein PBP1B — protein MQNQLNELKRKMLEFFQLVKSKINHRKSEKVSKEKKSDGTGGKVLPILGSILAAIKGIVNTLFILGFIGGLFGAGVALGYGVALFDKAKVPQSEDLVKQVKNISSISEIVYADGSVIASIESDLLRTSVSSEEISDNLKKAIIATEDEHFLEHKGVVPKAVIRATLGTFAGLGSSSGGSTLTQQLIKQQVVGDAPTLARKATEIVDALALERNMSKDEILTTYLNVAPFGRNHKGQNIAGAQQAAEGIFGIDANKLSIPQAAFLAGLPQSPITYSPYENTGELKSDEDLELGLKRAKDVLYNMYRTGSLTQEEYDQYKDYNLKQDFLPSGTVNAVSRDYLYFTAMAEATDRMYDYLVQQDNVSSQELKNESIQKAYHERAEQELSNGGYKITTTINKKIHNAMQNAVANYGHLVDDATGQPEVGNVLMDNKTGAVLGFVGGRNYQTNQNNHAFDTKRSPASTTKPLLAYGIAIDQGLMGSASILSNYPTKFSNGNPIMYVNSPGTGMMTLGEALNYSWNIPAYWTYRMLREKGVDVKGYMEKMGYEIPEYGIESLPMGGGIEVTVAQHTNGYQTIANNGIYHQKHVISKIESSDGRVIYEFQDKPVQVYSKATATIMQSLLREVISSRITSSFQTDLASINSSLARADWIGKTGTTNEDENMWLMLSTPRLTLGGWLGHDDNRPMAKGAGHYRNAKYMAYLVNAIQQAEPGVWGNERFNLDSSVTQSQVLRSTGEKPGKVSVNGKTVDLSGSTVTSYWANKAGAPTTSYHFAIGGSEADYQNAWSSIIGSFSSTPSSSSSSSSSSSSTSSSSSTQSNSRR, from the coding sequence ATGCAAAATCAATTAAATGAATTAAAACGAAAAATGCTGGAATTTTTCCAGCTAGTAAAATCAAAAATAAATCATAGAAAATCAGAGAAAGTCTCAAAAGAGAAGAAGTCGGATGGGACAGGTGGGAAAGTTCTGCCTATCCTAGGTAGCATTTTAGCCGCTATCAAGGGGATTGTGAATACGCTCTTTATTCTAGGCTTTATCGGTGGGCTTTTTGGTGCTGGTGTGGCTCTTGGTTATGGGGTTGCTTTGTTTGACAAGGCCAAGGTTCCCCAATCGGAGGACTTGGTCAAGCAAGTTAAAAATATTTCTTCCATCTCAGAAATTGTTTACGCAGATGGGAGTGTCATTGCTTCTATCGAGAGTGATCTACTGAGGACTTCTGTTTCATCTGAGGAAATATCGGACAATCTCAAAAAGGCTATCATTGCTACTGAGGACGAACATTTTCTTGAACATAAAGGGGTTGTGCCAAAAGCTGTGATTCGGGCGACTTTGGGAACTTTTGCAGGTTTGGGCTCGTCTAGTGGGGGCTCGACCTTGACCCAACAGTTAATCAAACAACAAGTGGTTGGAGATGCTCCGACTTTGGCTCGTAAGGCTACAGAAATTGTTGATGCCCTTGCCTTGGAACGCAACATGAGCAAGGATGAAATCTTGACCACCTATCTCAATGTTGCTCCTTTTGGTCGAAATCATAAAGGACAGAATATTGCAGGTGCCCAGCAAGCTGCTGAAGGGATTTTCGGTATCGATGCCAACAAGCTGAGTATTCCCCAAGCTGCCTTCCTAGCAGGTTTGCCACAGAGTCCGATTACTTATTCTCCTTATGAAAATACTGGAGAGTTAAAGAGTGATGAAGACTTAGAACTTGGTTTGAAGCGGGCCAAGGATGTTCTCTATAACATGTACCGTACGGGTTCTCTGACTCAGGAAGAATACGACCAGTACAAGGATTATAATCTCAAACAAGATTTCTTGCCATCAGGAACTGTCAATGCTGTTTCGAGGGATTATCTCTACTTTACAGCTATGGCTGAAGCGACCGACCGTATGTATGATTATTTAGTTCAACAGGACAATGTCTCTAGCCAAGAGTTGAAAAACGAGTCGATTCAAAAGGCTTATCATGAGCGAGCGGAGCAGGAACTAAGTAACGGTGGCTATAAAATCACTACAACGATCAATAAAAAAATCCATAACGCCATGCAAAATGCAGTTGCTAACTACGGTCATTTGGTAGATGATGCGACTGGTCAGCCTGAAGTAGGGAATGTTTTGATGGACAATAAAACAGGGGCTGTTCTAGGCTTTGTTGGTGGTCGTAATTACCAGACTAACCAAAACAATCACGCCTTCGACACCAAGCGTTCGCCAGCCTCTACAACCAAGCCTTTGTTGGCCTACGGTATTGCCATTGACCAAGGTTTGATGGGTAGCGCTAGTATCTTGTCCAATTATCCGACAAAATTCTCTAATGGAAATCCTATCATGTATGTAAACAGTCCAGGTACAGGCATGATGACCTTGGGAGAAGCCTTGAACTATTCATGGAATATCCCAGCCTATTGGACCTATCGAATGCTACGTGAGAAGGGTGTAGATGTCAAGGGTTACATGGAGAAAATGGGTTACGAGATTCCGGAGTACGGTATCGAAAGTCTGCCTATGGGTGGTGGGATTGAAGTCACAGTCGCCCAGCATACCAATGGTTATCAAACAATTGCTAATAACGGTATCTACCATCAGAAACATGTGATTTCTAAGATTGAATCATCTGATGGTAGAGTAATCTATGAATTCCAAGACAAACCAGTTCAAGTGTACTCGAAGGCAACAGCAACAATCATGCAGAGTTTGCTTCGTGAGGTGATTTCATCTCGGATCACTTCAAGTTTCCAAACGGATTTGGCTTCTATCAATTCAAGTTTAGCTCGTGCAGACTGGATTGGTAAGACTGGGACAACCAATGAAGATGAAAATATGTGGCTCATGCTGTCAACACCAAGATTGACTCTAGGTGGTTGGCTAGGGCATGACGACAACCGCCCAATGGCTAAGGGGGCTGGGCATTATCGAAATGCCAAATATATGGCCTACTTGGTCAATGCTATCCAACAGGCCGAGCCTGGTGTTTGGGGCAATGAACGCTTTAATCTTGATTCTAGTGTGACCCAATCTCAGGTCCTCAGATCTACAGGAGAGAAGCCAGGCAAAGTATCTGTTAATGGAAAAACAGTTGATCTTTCAGGTTCTACTGTAACGAGCTATTGGGCTAATAAGGCGGGAGCTCCTACAACAAGCTATCACTTTGCCATTGGAGGAAGTGAAGCAGATTACCAAAATGCTTGGTCAAGTATTATTGGTAGTTTCTCATCTACACCAAGTTCAAGTAGTAGCTCAAGTAGTAGTTCTAGCAGTACATCAAGTTCATCATCAACACAATCAAATAGTAGAAGATAG
- a CDS encoding DMT family transporter codes for MNQYQKKIVKGTIYSLLSGLIWGICGILGEYFFTHYQVSSGWITSMRLTLAGSLVLIWSAMQLKSQVLDIWRDKKNYLPFLAYAVLGIFSVQYFFYLCVEYSNAATATILQFISPVFILFYNRLVYQKRASKSAIFYVLVAMLGVCLMATKGDLSQLSMTPLALVTGLLSAMGVMFNVILPQPFAKRYGFVPTVGWGMILAGLFSNVLSPVYQLSFTLDIWSILICLIIAFFGTAFAFFISMKAVSLVSPLVVSVISASEPLSSALLSVLFLGLVVDWSLLLAMALIILPMIFLSIEEAKESR; via the coding sequence ATGAATCAGTATCAGAAAAAGATTGTTAAAGGAACCATTTATTCACTCCTATCCGGCTTAATCTGGGGAATTTGTGGGATTCTAGGAGAGTATTTCTTTACTCATTATCAAGTGTCCTCTGGCTGGATTACCTCTATGCGTTTGACACTAGCAGGGAGTCTTGTACTCATTTGGTCTGCGATGCAATTAAAATCGCAAGTGCTAGATATTTGGCGAGATAAGAAAAATTACCTGCCCTTTTTAGCCTATGCTGTTTTGGGGATTTTTTCAGTTCAGTATTTTTTCTATCTCTGCGTAGAATACTCAAATGCAGCGACAGCAACTATTTTACAGTTTATTAGCCCTGTCTTTATCCTCTTTTACAACCGCTTGGTTTATCAAAAACGAGCGTCAAAAAGCGCTATTTTTTATGTTTTGGTTGCCATGTTGGGTGTTTGCCTGATGGCGACAAAGGGAGATCTCTCTCAATTATCCATGACACCGCTAGCACTTGTGACGGGTTTGCTGAGTGCCATGGGGGTCATGTTTAATGTTATCTTACCTCAGCCTTTCGCTAAGAGATACGGTTTTGTACCCACGGTTGGGTGGGGGATGATTTTGGCAGGTTTATTTAGCAATGTCCTCTCGCCGGTTTATCAGCTTTCCTTTACTCTTGATATTTGGAGTATCTTGATTTGTCTCATTATCGCTTTCTTTGGGACGGCTTTTGCCTTTTTCATTTCCATGAAGGCTGTGTCCTTGGTTTCTCCCTTGGTGGTTTCCGTTATTAGTGCCAGTGAACCTCTCTCTTCTGCTCTCTTGAGTGTTTTGTTTTTAGGTTTAGTGGTGGATTGGTCACTCCTTCTAGCTATGGCCTTGATTATTTTACCTATGATTTTCCTATCGATAGAAGAAGCGAAAGAAAGTAGATAA
- a CDS encoding heavy metal translocating P-type ATPase translates to MSFKVLYRGYQHIRLSSSFSLTLDIQDYLRSLARDEKGIESIQFYMDQQHFTLRIKEGFSVLDNAEAFLKKIDKGKVSELMTLPVRREESAYSIVSGAAIKRVLFRSLVPSPIRYIWTCYQAFGYVKEAYQTLARKELTMEVLDCSAILLSLFMNQSKTASNIMFMLDLGNHLDQWSLKKTATDLEQSLLAKESDVFLVQGDTVVSIKSSDVQIGDVLVLSQGNEILFDGQVVSGLGMVNESSLTGESFPVEKREFDSVCANTVLETGELRIRVTDNQMNSRILQLIELMKKSEENKKTKQRYFIKMADKVVKYNFLGAGLTYLLTGSFSKAISFLLVDFSCALKISTPVAYLTAIKEGLNREMVIKDGDVLEKYLEVDTFLFDKTGTITTSYPIVEKVLPFGDYSEEDILRISACLEEHIYHPIANAIVKQAEIEGIEHEEMHGKLQYIASKGIKSHIDGQPVLIGNYVLMQDEQIHISSEQNDLIEEYKSHYNLLFLAYQNELIGMFCIHTPLRKEAKAALEKLKAQGKKLILATGDTLVRTEELVKDLPFDQVYTDLKPDGKFELVEELQKAGHTILMVGDGLNDSAALTLSDIGVVMNESADISKQMSDILLLDNRLDFFQELDSLSSSLQILINKNIQDTVVVNSSLIGFGLFNWLSPSNLSILHNLTTLRIVLRSLSIKG, encoded by the coding sequence ATGTCTTTTAAAGTGCTATATAGAGGATATCAACATATCCGACTATCATCTTCTTTTTCACTTACCTTGGATATTCAAGACTATCTTCGTTCCTTGGCGAGGGATGAGAAGGGAATTGAGTCTATCCAGTTTTACATGGATCAACAGCACTTTACTCTACGTATAAAAGAAGGCTTCTCTGTATTAGACAATGCAGAAGCCTTTTTAAAAAAAATCGATAAAGGGAAAGTTTCGGAGTTGATGACTCTTCCTGTTCGTAGAGAAGAAAGTGCCTATTCTATCGTTTCAGGTGCAGCGATTAAGCGTGTGCTTTTTCGTAGTCTTGTGCCGTCTCCTATTCGCTATATATGGACCTGTTATCAGGCTTTTGGATATGTTAAAGAAGCCTATCAAACACTAGCGCGTAAGGAACTAACGATGGAAGTCTTGGACTGTTCGGCTATTTTATTGTCTTTGTTTATGAACCAATCCAAGACTGCCAGCAACATCATGTTTATGCTCGATTTGGGGAATCATTTAGATCAGTGGTCCTTGAAAAAAACTGCAACAGATTTAGAACAAAGCCTTCTTGCAAAAGAGAGCGATGTATTCTTGGTACAGGGCGATACGGTCGTTAGTATCAAGAGTTCCGATGTTCAAATAGGAGATGTCTTGGTCCTATCTCAAGGAAATGAAATTCTGTTTGATGGACAAGTAGTTTCAGGTTTAGGTATGGTCAACGAAAGTTCCTTGACGGGAGAGAGTTTTCCTGTTGAAAAAAGAGAGTTTGATTCGGTTTGTGCAAACACAGTCTTGGAGACTGGGGAGCTACGCATTCGTGTAACCGATAATCAGATGAATAGCCGTATTTTACAGCTGATTGAGTTGATGAAGAAATCTGAAGAAAACAAGAAAACGAAACAACGCTATTTCATCAAAATGGCGGATAAGGTCGTCAAATATAATTTCTTGGGGGCTGGTCTGACTTACTTATTAACAGGTTCTTTTTCTAAGGCTATTTCATTCCTATTGGTCGATTTCTCCTGCGCTTTGAAAATCTCTACTCCTGTAGCTTATTTGACAGCTATCAAGGAGGGGTTGAACCGTGAAATGGTGATTAAGGATGGAGATGTTCTAGAGAAATATCTGGAAGTTGATACTTTCTTGTTTGATAAGACAGGAACAATCACAACTAGCTATCCTATAGTTGAAAAGGTGTTACCTTTTGGGGATTATAGCGAGGAAGATATTCTCAGAATCAGTGCCTGTCTTGAGGAACACATTTATCATCCTATTGCTAATGCCATTGTCAAGCAAGCTGAGATAGAGGGGATTGAACATGAGGAAATGCATGGGAAACTCCAATATATCGCAAGTAAGGGAATTAAGTCACATATTGATGGCCAACCAGTTCTTATTGGGAATTATGTCTTGATGCAAGACGAGCAGATTCATATTAGTTCGGAACAAAATGATCTAATTGAAGAGTATAAGAGCCACTACAATCTCTTATTCTTGGCTTATCAGAATGAATTGATTGGAATGTTCTGCATCCATACTCCTTTGAGAAAAGAAGCAAAAGCAGCCTTGGAGAAACTTAAGGCACAAGGGAAAAAATTGATTCTGGCAACAGGGGACACCTTGGTTAGAACAGAGGAATTAGTCAAAGACTTGCCCTTTGATCAGGTCTATACAGACTTGAAACCTGATGGGAAATTTGAGTTAGTAGAGGAACTGCAGAAAGCAGGTCACACTATTTTGATGGTTGGAGATGGATTGAATGACTCAGCGGCTCTAACCCTATCAGATATAGGTGTGGTGATGAATGAGAGTGCAGATATTTCTAAGCAGATGAGCGATATCTTATTGTTAGATAATCGCTTGGATTTCTTCCAAGAGTTGGATTCGCTATCATCATCTTTGCAAATACTCATCAATAAGAATATTCAAGATACCGTTGTCGTAAATAGTAGTTTGATTGGTTTTGGCTTATTTAATTGGCTCAGTCCTTCAAATCTCTCTATCTTGCATAATCTAACAACCTTACGTATTGTACTGCGTAGCCTGTCTATTAAGGGATAG
- a CDS encoding rhomboid family intramembrane serine protease, whose protein sequence is MKEIFDRRYPVTSFFLLVTALVFLLMLATTGGNFDRADTLFRFGAMYGPAIRLFPEQIWRLFSAIFVHIGWEHFIVNMLSLYYLGRQVEEIFGSKKFFFLYFLSGMMGNLFVFVFSPKSLAAGASTSLYGLFAAIIVLRYATRNPYIQQLGQSYLTLFVVNIIGSVLIPGISLAGHIGGAVGGAFLAIIFPVRGERRMYSASQRLVALVLFVGLAVLLLYKGMGL, encoded by the coding sequence ATGAAGGAAATCTTTGACAGACGTTATCCTGTGACGAGTTTCTTTCTCTTAGTGACGGCCTTGGTATTTCTACTAATGTTGGCGACCACAGGAGGAAACTTTGACAGGGCAGATACCCTATTTCGATTTGGAGCCATGTACGGGCCTGCCATTCGCCTCTTTCCTGAGCAAATTTGGCGTCTCTTTTCGGCTATTTTTGTTCATATTGGGTGGGAGCATTTCATTGTTAATATGCTTTCGCTCTATTATCTTGGTAGGCAAGTAGAGGAGATTTTTGGGTCCAAGAAGTTTTTCTTTCTCTATTTTTTATCAGGAATGATGGGTAATCTCTTTGTTTTTGTATTTAGTCCAAAATCCTTAGCAGCAGGAGCTTCGACTTCTCTCTATGGGCTATTTGCTGCGATTATTGTTCTTCGCTATGCTACTCGGAACCCCTATATCCAGCAGCTAGGCCAATCTTATCTGACACTTTTTGTGGTTAACATTATTGGAAGTGTTCTGATTCCAGGAATCAGCCTAGCAGGTCATATCGGGGGAGCAGTTGGTGGAGCATTTCTAGCAATTATCTTTCCAGTTCGAGGAGAAAGACGGATGTATAGTGCTAGTCAGAGACTGGTAGCGTTAGTGTTGTTCGTAGGACTTGCAGTCTTGCTTCTCTACAAGGGAATGGGGTTGTGA
- a CDS encoding N-acetyldiaminopimelate deacetylase yields the protein MLDLIQTRRDLHQIPEIGLEEFKTQAYLLDVIEKLIEGKEFVQVRTWRTGILVYLQGSQPERTISWRTDIDGLPIVEQTGLPFASQHQGRMHACGHDFHMTIALGCLERALEEQPKNNLLFLFQPAEENEAGGMLMYEDGAFGDWLPDQFYGLHVRPDLKVGQIATNTHTLFAGTCEVKIRFKGKGGHAAFPHEANDALVAASYFVTQVQSVVSRNVNPIEGAVVTFGLFQAGTTNNVITDTAFLHGTIRALTQDMSLLVQKRVKTVAEGVAAAFDMEVEVELKQGGYLPVENNPALARELMDFFAEKDGIELIDIEPAMTGEDFGYLLSKVDGVMFWLGIDSPYALHHPQMSPKEEALAIGVDAVSSFLKKKAAE from the coding sequence ATGTTAGATTTGATTCAGACTAGACGAGATTTGCACCAGATTCCAGAGATTGGCTTGGAGGAGTTCAAGACTCAGGCTTATCTGCTAGATGTGATTGAGAAATTGATTGAAGGTAAGGAATTTGTTCAAGTTCGTACTTGGCGGACAGGTATTTTGGTTTATTTGCAGGGAAGTCAGCCAGAGCGGACCATTAGTTGGCGAACAGATATTGACGGTCTGCCTATCGTCGAACAAACAGGACTTCCGTTCGCTTCTCAACACCAAGGTCGTATGCACGCTTGTGGCCATGATTTCCACATGACGATTGCCTTGGGCTGTCTTGAGCGAGCCCTTGAGGAGCAACCAAAGAACAACCTGCTCTTTCTGTTTCAACCTGCTGAAGAAAATGAAGCCGGTGGCATGCTCATGTATGAGGATGGTGCTTTTGGAGACTGGTTGCCAGACCAGTTTTATGGTCTTCATGTTCGGCCAGATTTGAAGGTTGGACAGATTGCGACTAATACTCATACACTCTTTGCAGGAACTTGCGAGGTGAAGATCCGTTTCAAAGGAAAAGGTGGACACGCAGCCTTTCCACATGAAGCTAATGACGCTTTGGTGGCGGCTAGTTACTTTGTGACCCAGGTGCAGTCAGTTGTCAGTCGCAATGTCAACCCAATCGAGGGAGCAGTGGTGACCTTTGGTCTTTTCCAAGCCGGAACCACCAACAATGTCATCACAGATACAGCCTTTTTGCATGGAACTATTCGGGCCTTGACACAGGACATGAGTCTCTTGGTGCAAAAGCGGGTCAAAACAGTTGCAGAAGGAGTTGCAGCTGCCTTCGATATGGAAGTCGAAGTGGAACTCAAGCAAGGTGGTTATCTGCCTGTTGAGAACAATCCAGCTTTGGCGCGTGAACTGATGGACTTCTTTGCAGAAAAAGACGGAATCGAGCTGATTGATATCGAACCTGCTATGACAGGTGAGGACTTTGGTTATCTCCTTTCAAAGGTTGATGGCGTTATGTTTTGGCTAGGTATCGATAGTCCCTACGCCCTTCATCACCCTCAGATGAGTCCTAAGGAAGAAGCCTTAGCTATTGGAGTGGACGCGGTCTCTAGTTTCCTGAAAAAGAAGGCAGCAGAGTAG